One segment of Streptomyces bathyalis DNA contains the following:
- a CDS encoding carbohydrate ABC transporter permease: MRAAPHSDNAARPGALYAVPAVLVFGVFALVPLVLVCWLSFTTWNGLGDPRWTGLANWRDLITDPGLLHSLRITAVLTVAGWAVQTPLAMLLGVWAAGAQRGRALASALIFLPLLLSGAATALVWKALLDPNFGVARVIGPWIGVPSGNVLGTSGGALLAIIAVGAWQYVPFHMLMYQAAARNVPAHLYEAATIDGAGRVRQFWSVTLPQLRNTVVTSSTLMIVGSMTTFETILILTDGGPGAATQSMPFRMYQQAFKSFEMGPASALATVLVLFGTALSLLIVRFSGFSRMRSTLEGI, encoded by the coding sequence CCCGGCGCGCTCTACGCCGTTCCGGCCGTGCTCGTCTTCGGTGTGTTCGCGCTCGTACCGCTCGTCCTCGTCTGCTGGCTCTCCTTCACGACGTGGAACGGCCTCGGCGATCCCCGCTGGACGGGACTCGCCAACTGGCGTGACCTGATCACCGATCCGGGCCTGCTCCACTCCCTGCGGATCACCGCCGTCCTCACCGTCGCCGGGTGGGCCGTGCAGACGCCGCTCGCGATGCTCCTCGGAGTGTGGGCCGCGGGCGCGCAGCGCGGACGTGCACTGGCCTCGGCGCTCATCTTCCTGCCGCTGCTGCTCTCGGGCGCGGCGACCGCTCTGGTCTGGAAGGCGCTGCTCGACCCCAACTTCGGCGTCGCCCGCGTCATCGGCCCGTGGATCGGCGTGCCCAGCGGCAACGTGCTCGGCACTTCCGGCGGCGCCCTGCTGGCCATCATCGCCGTCGGTGCCTGGCAGTACGTGCCCTTCCACATGCTGATGTACCAGGCGGCGGCCCGTAACGTCCCCGCACACCTCTACGAGGCCGCCACCATCGACGGCGCCGGCCGCGTACGCCAGTTCTGGTCGGTCACGCTTCCCCAGCTGCGGAACACCGTCGTCACGTCCTCCACCCTGATGATCGTCGGCTCGATGACCACCTTCGAGACGATCCTGATCCTCACCGACGGCGGGCCCGGCGCGGCCACGCAGTCCATGCCGTTCCGGATGTACCAACAGGCCTTCAAGAGCTTCGAGATGGGGCCCGCCTCCGCGCTGGCCACCGTGCTCGTACTGTTCGGCACCGCGCTGTCCCTGCTGATCGTCCGGTTCAGCGGCTTCAGCAGGATGCGCTCCACCCTGGAGGGGATCTGA
- a CDS encoding carbohydrate ABC transporter permease, whose product MATAPAAAAGQTRTPSSGPGPGPAGGRGGRQRAAVRRPLFSRANIPGGAASLIWLAIVLVPLWCMLSWSVQSRDGFLDSGPLSLPRELTSVNLQTVLEGGFTRAFVNTAIVTVVSVALTLVCAVPAAYAVVRSTSRFVAGAFSVFLLGLAIPAQAVIIPVYLMIVRMGLYDTKAAIILPTVAFGLPFAVLILAGSLRDVPAENYEAMTLDGAGPMRTLWSLVVPMSRGSIVAVGIYAALQAWNGFLFPLILTQSEEQQILTLNLWNFQTEFGVNIPGLMMAVLLSAAPVFIAYVLARRWIVAGLAGLGGK is encoded by the coding sequence ATGGCCACCGCCCCGGCTGCCGCAGCAGGACAGACCCGCACTCCGTCGTCCGGGCCGGGGCCCGGGCCCGCGGGCGGTCGCGGGGGCAGGCAACGGGCCGCCGTGCGCCGCCCGTTGTTCTCCCGCGCCAACATCCCGGGCGGCGCTGCCTCCCTGATCTGGCTGGCGATCGTCCTCGTCCCGCTGTGGTGCATGCTCAGCTGGAGCGTGCAGAGCCGCGACGGCTTCCTCGACAGCGGGCCGCTGAGCCTGCCCCGCGAGCTGACGTCGGTCAATCTGCAGACGGTGCTGGAGGGCGGATTCACCAGGGCGTTCGTCAACACCGCGATCGTCACGGTCGTGAGCGTCGCCCTGACCCTCGTGTGCGCCGTACCCGCCGCGTACGCGGTCGTGCGCTCCACGAGCCGCTTCGTCGCCGGTGCCTTCTCCGTTTTTCTGCTGGGGCTCGCCATCCCGGCTCAGGCGGTCATCATCCCCGTCTACTTGATGATCGTCCGGATGGGTCTGTACGACACCAAGGCCGCGATCATCCTGCCCACGGTCGCCTTCGGGCTGCCCTTCGCCGTCCTCATCCTGGCCGGTTCGCTGCGCGACGTGCCCGCCGAGAACTACGAGGCCATGACGCTCGACGGCGCCGGCCCGATGCGCACGCTGTGGTCCCTCGTCGTACCCATGTCGCGCGGCAGCATCGTCGCCGTCGGCATCTACGCGGCGCTCCAGGCGTGGAACGGCTTCCTGTTCCCGCTGATCCTCACCCAGTCCGAGGAGCAGCAGATCCTCACCCTCAACCTCTGGAACTTCCAGACCGAGTTCGGCGTGAACATCCCCGGACTGATGATGGCTGTCCTGCTCTCCGCCGCCCCGGTCTTCATCGCGTACGTCCTCGCCCGCCGCTGGATCGTCGCGGGCCTTGCCGGACTGGGCGGCAAGTGA
- a CDS encoding ATP-binding cassette domain-containing protein: MTMDSRTDSQSPASHAADAHDLIRVHGARVNNLKDVSVELPKRRLTVFTGVSGSGKSSLVFGTVAAESQRLINETYSAFVQGFMPTLARPEVDVLDGLTTAIIVDQERMGADPRSTVGTATDANAMLRILFSRLGKPHIGSPQAFSFNVASISGAGAVTMERAGQKVKERRSFSITGGMCPRCEGRGSVNDIDLTQLYDDSKSIAEGAFTIPGWKSDSWWTVGIYAESGFLDPNKPIRKFTKKEMQDFLYREPTKVKVNGVNLTYEGLIPKIQKSFLSKDKEAMQPHIRAFVERAVTFTTCPECDGTRLSPEARSSKIDGVSIGDACAMQISDLAQWVRGLDEPSVAPLLTALGRTLDSFVEIGLGYLSLDRPSGTLSGGEAQRTKMIRHLGSSLTDVTYVFDEPTIGLHPHDIQRMNDLLRQLRDKGNTVLVVEHKPEAIAVADHVVDLGPGAGTEGGQVVFEGTVEGLRSSDTLTGRHLDDRATLKPSVRKPSGKLEVRGAGTHNLRDVDVDIPLGALVVVTGVAGSGKSSLIHGSVAGREGVVAVDQTAIRGSRRSNPATYTGLLDPIRKAFAKANGVKPGLFSANSEGACPNCKGAGVIYTDLAMMAGVAVPCEVCDGKRFQAAVLDYEFGGRDISEVLTMSVAEAEEFFAAGDAKTPAAHKILERLADVGLGYLTLGQPLTTLSGGERQRLKLATHMGEKGGVYILDEPTTGLHLADVEQLLGLLDRLVDSGKSVIVIEHHQAVMAHADWIIDLGPGAGHDGGRIVFEGTPADLVADRSTLTGEHLAAYVGG, encoded by the coding sequence ATGACCATGGACTCGAGGACGGACTCGCAGTCGCCCGCGTCGCACGCCGCCGACGCCCACGACCTGATCCGCGTGCACGGCGCACGCGTGAACAACCTCAAGGACGTCAGCGTCGAACTCCCCAAGCGCCGGCTGACGGTGTTCACCGGAGTCTCCGGCTCGGGCAAGAGCTCACTCGTGTTCGGCACCGTCGCGGCCGAATCCCAGCGGCTGATCAACGAGACCTACAGCGCGTTCGTGCAGGGCTTCATGCCGACGCTGGCCCGGCCCGAGGTCGACGTCCTGGACGGGCTGACCACCGCGATCATCGTCGACCAGGAGCGGATGGGCGCCGACCCCCGCTCCACGGTCGGCACCGCCACCGACGCCAACGCGATGCTGCGCATCCTCTTCAGCCGCCTCGGCAAGCCGCACATCGGCTCGCCGCAGGCGTTCTCGTTCAACGTCGCGTCGATCAGCGGCGCGGGCGCCGTCACCATGGAGCGTGCCGGGCAGAAGGTGAAGGAGCGCCGCAGCTTCAGCATCACCGGCGGCATGTGCCCGCGCTGCGAGGGGCGGGGCTCGGTCAACGACATCGACCTGACGCAGCTCTACGACGACTCCAAGTCGATCGCCGAGGGCGCGTTCACCATCCCGGGCTGGAAGTCGGACAGCTGGTGGACCGTGGGGATCTACGCCGAGTCGGGCTTCCTCGACCCGAACAAGCCGATCCGCAAGTTCACCAAGAAGGAGATGCAGGACTTCCTCTACCGCGAGCCGACCAAGGTGAAGGTCAACGGCGTCAATCTCACCTACGAGGGGCTGATCCCCAAGATCCAGAAGTCGTTCCTGTCCAAGGACAAGGAGGCGATGCAGCCGCACATCCGGGCCTTCGTGGAGCGGGCGGTCACCTTCACCACCTGCCCCGAGTGCGACGGCACGCGGCTGAGCCCGGAGGCCCGGTCGTCGAAGATCGACGGGGTGAGCATCGGCGACGCCTGCGCCATGCAGATCAGCGACCTCGCGCAGTGGGTGAGGGGCCTGGACGAACCTTCCGTAGCGCCGCTGCTGACGGCGCTGGGACGCACCCTCGACTCGTTCGTCGAGATCGGGCTCGGCTACCTCTCGCTGGACAGGCCGTCGGGCACGCTCTCGGGCGGCGAGGCCCAGCGCACGAAGATGATCCGCCACCTCGGGTCGTCGCTCACCGACGTCACCTACGTCTTCGACGAACCGACGATCGGCCTGCACCCCCACGACATCCAGCGCATGAACGACCTGTTGCGGCAGCTGCGGGACAAGGGCAACACGGTGCTGGTCGTCGAGCACAAGCCCGAGGCGATCGCGGTCGCCGACCACGTCGTCGACCTCGGCCCGGGCGCCGGCACCGAGGGCGGGCAGGTCGTGTTCGAGGGAACGGTCGAGGGGCTGCGGAGCAGCGACACCCTCACCGGGCGGCACCTGGACGACCGGGCCACGCTCAAGCCTTCGGTACGCAAGCCGTCCGGAAAGCTGGAGGTCCGCGGCGCCGGCACGCACAACCTGCGGGACGTGGACGTCGACATCCCGCTCGGCGCGCTGGTCGTGGTGACCGGGGTGGCGGGCTCAGGCAAGAGCTCGCTGATCCACGGTTCGGTGGCCGGACGCGAGGGAGTGGTGGCCGTCGACCAGACCGCGATCCGCGGCTCGCGGCGCAGCAACCCGGCGACGTACACGGGGCTGCTCGACCCGATCCGCAAGGCCTTCGCGAAGGCCAACGGCGTCAAGCCCGGGCTGTTCAGCGCCAATTCGGAGGGCGCCTGTCCCAACTGCAAGGGTGCGGGCGTCATCTACACGGACCTGGCGATGATGGCCGGCGTCGCCGTCCCCTGCGAGGTGTGTGACGGGAAGCGGTTCCAGGCCGCGGTGCTCGACTACGAGTTCGGCGGCCGCGACATCAGCGAGGTGCTCACGATGTCGGTGGCCGAGGCCGAGGAGTTCTTCGCCGCCGGCGACGCGAAGACCCCCGCCGCGCACAAGATCCTTGAGCGGCTCGCCGACGTCGGACTCGGCTACCTCACCCTGGGCCAGCCGCTCACCACGCTCTCCGGCGGCGAGCGGCAGCGGCTCAAGCTGGCCACACACATGGGAGAGAAGGGCGGGGTCTACATCCTCGACGAGCCGACCACGGGCCTCCATCTCGCCGACGTCGAGCAGCTGCTCGGGCTGCTCGACCGGCTCGTCGACTCCGGCAAGTCGGTCATCGTCATCGAGCACCACCAGGCCGTCATGGCGCACGCCGACTGGATCATCGACCTCGGTCCCGGCGCGGGCCACGACGGCGGCCGGATCGTCTTCGAGGGGACGCCCGCCGACCTCGTCGCCGACCGCTCCACCCTCACCGGCGAGCACCTCGCGGCGTACGTCGGCGGCTGA
- a CDS encoding VOC family protein, producing the protein MDITIHASFLPQDDPDAALAFYRDTLGFEVRNDVGYNGMRWITVGPPDQPSTSVVLYPPAADTGVTDDERRTVAEMMAKGTYAMIVLATKDLTATFDRLQASGAEVVQEPTDQPYGVRDCAVRDPAGNMLRVQEVR; encoded by the coding sequence ATGGACATCACCATTCATGCGAGTTTCCTCCCCCAGGACGACCCGGACGCGGCCCTGGCCTTCTACCGCGACACCCTCGGCTTCGAGGTGCGCAACGACGTCGGATACAACGGGATGCGCTGGATCACGGTCGGCCCTCCCGACCAGCCGAGCACGTCCGTCGTCCTGTATCCGCCGGCCGCCGACACGGGCGTCACCGACGACGAGCGCCGCACCGTCGCCGAAATGATGGCCAAGGGCACCTACGCCATGATCGTTCTGGCCACCAAGGACCTCACCGCCACCTTCGACCGGCTCCAGGCGAGCGGCGCCGAGGTCGTCCAGGAGCCGACCGACCAGCCGTACGGCGTCCGCGACTGCGCCGTACGCGACCCCGCGGGCAACATGCTCCGCGTCCAGGAAGTGCGCTGA
- a CDS encoding helix-turn-helix transcriptional regulator, whose protein sequence is MTSTPATAQHLRDLARLRRVRDRIDREYAQPLDVEALARGAHMSAGHLSREFRRAYGESPYGYLMTRRIERAMALLRRGDMSVTEVCFTVGCSSLGTFSTRFTELVGVPPSVYRREAARATAGMPSCVAKQVTRPVRNREARVTKPHLA, encoded by the coding sequence GTGACCAGCACGCCCGCGACGGCACAGCACCTGCGCGACCTCGCGCGGCTGCGCCGCGTCCGCGACCGGATCGACCGGGAGTACGCGCAGCCGCTGGACGTCGAGGCACTCGCCCGAGGCGCGCACATGTCGGCGGGGCATCTCAGCCGCGAGTTCCGCCGTGCCTACGGCGAGTCCCCGTACGGCTATCTGATGACGAGGCGCATCGAGCGGGCGATGGCTCTGCTCCGCCGTGGCGACATGAGCGTCACCGAGGTCTGTTTCACCGTGGGCTGCTCGTCGCTGGGCACCTTCAGCACCCGCTTCACCGAACTGGTCGGGGTGCCGCCCAGCGTCTACCGGCGCGAGGCGGCACGTGCGACGGCGGGGATGCCGTCGTGCGTGGCGAAACAGGTGACCAGACCGGTCAGGAATCGAGAAGCGCGGGTGACGAAGCCACATCTAGCCTGA
- a CDS encoding APC family permease produces MSTPDATPPKNRTGDEAPPEARHFKRSLGLFPAISVNMTQMCGIGPFITIPVMVATMGGPQALLGWVVGALLAMADGLVWAELGAAMPGAGGTYVYLREAFQYRTGRLMPFLFIWTAMLSIPLIMSTGAIGIVEYLGYYFPH; encoded by the coding sequence ATGAGCACTCCCGATGCGACCCCGCCCAAGAACCGCACCGGTGACGAGGCTCCTCCCGAGGCACGGCACTTCAAGCGGTCCCTCGGCCTCTTCCCCGCGATCTCGGTCAACATGACGCAGATGTGCGGTATCGGGCCGTTCATCACGATCCCCGTCATGGTGGCCACGATGGGCGGCCCCCAGGCACTGCTCGGCTGGGTCGTCGGCGCGCTGCTGGCGATGGCCGACGGCCTGGTGTGGGCGGAACTCGGCGCCGCCATGCCGGGCGCGGGCGGCACCTACGTCTATCTGCGCGAGGCCTTCCAGTACCGCACGGGCCGGCTCATGCCGTTCCTGTTCATCTGGACCGCGATGCTGAGCATTCCGCTCATCATGTCCACGGGCGCGATCGGCATCGTCGAGTACCTGGGCTACTACTTCCCGCACTGA